Proteins encoded within one genomic window of Phototrophicus methaneseepsis:
- a CDS encoding DNA-primase RepB domain-containing protein → MMETNQLGWGAFVAIGLRKQGLSRYQRGRESDILALPAVFVDVDNADEATLHRLQTIQPRPSCITFTGGGYHAYWWLDEPLSDMKLARNILRGLQRMAGGDALSVVNSLRLPGSRNSKPQRDNAFCYIVEQQNNYYSATAFEHLLPRPTKKLTPQRTRQPIRQHRAGNTLNPALLQVVSDHLLHMGYVGRGDWLSGHCLYPHQHQHDDRHPSFGFNTRTGYGNCFRCGSILLKDICLTLGIQPADYGGLYI, encoded by the coding sequence TTGATGGAAACCAATCAACTGGGCTGGGGTGCATTTGTGGCGATAGGTTTACGCAAACAAGGCTTGAGCCGTTATCAACGTGGCAGAGAGTCAGATATTCTGGCTCTGCCTGCTGTCTTTGTTGATGTGGATAACGCAGATGAGGCAACGCTCCATCGCTTGCAGACAATCCAACCGCGACCTTCGTGCATCACCTTTACAGGCGGTGGTTATCATGCTTACTGGTGGCTGGATGAACCGCTGTCTGACATGAAGCTGGCACGCAACATCCTGCGAGGATTGCAACGAATGGCTGGTGGAGATGCTTTGAGCGTGGTTAATTCGCTGCGCTTACCCGGCAGTCGGAATAGCAAGCCACAGCGCGACAACGCATTTTGCTACATTGTTGAACAGCAGAACAACTACTATTCCGCAACAGCATTTGAACATCTTCTGCCACGTCCGACGAAAAAGTTAACTCCTCAACGAACACGACAGCCAATACGCCAGCATCGAGCAGGAAATACGCTCAATCCAGCATTACTGCAAGTCGTTTCCGATCATTTGCTTCACATGGGTTATGTCGGACGCGGCGATTGGTTGAGTGGTCATTGCCTCTATCCACACCAGCATCAGCACGATGACCGTCATCCCAGTTTTGGATTCAACACAAGAACAGGTTATGGAAATTGTTTTCGTTGCGGTTCGATCTTGCTGAAAGACATCTGTCTCACTTTAGGAATTCAGCCCGCTGATTATGGCGGGCTTTACATTTAA
- a CDS encoding DUF6094 domain-containing protein, with product MARLTSKEKLGFLPIEPHHHEAIVSLIAPASAAHRLLDPFAGEGEFLEVAAKQWNVTPYANELDGERAAKCIERFGPKQAVRCDVERLIASNNAFSIGWYNPPYDHDSLSSGNKRVEFRYLRHAWKWIQDGGLVLWAVYIQHLTEDAAAFLSKNSQRVDVWALPGKHLNEYNQIVVAAVKGLNPNPEAMYDKIMAQKADPQLLTVQPEPVYKLPAPKPLSRFVFAPDVIDEQQGLRLIEEQGAWKSHGFQALLEIPPAPEQIEPVVAPRPGHMALVLAAGVADGAVIDTENYGTVAIRGKTQHVEQIARVDIESDPNDPERQVKKTTIRLKPSTTLTLLAEDGTLVEMDGDDALLEFITSNKKALATYLNNKFSPAYQFDMNGLRRFLDRVKLKGKYPLYAAQKHVIAAITKGFEKRDSILLVGQMGVGKTAMGGTAAITIASGAVQKIADDMRADQVVLIVAPPHLIDKWKRELLSIHPNSVIERLDRHEDVARFMTRATKIGADVPKIGLIKRDLTKLGCSREVAVIWRNEAVALWRHKQPTPEGYEPNQRIVKQRVPKCPHCGCTVMQERKGTSVPASESWLKSGKRACAVCQTPLWQDARDRGSRPKPGHKYAPKNPRYRLDEYLKKVYPDRVYLLVWDEIHEAANGDTGNGESFGRLAGMAQKVLAMTGTPFNGKSSSLFNIEYHLNPRVRQRYNWGGADRFSRKERGSSRFQSVLEGAGKQRGRAESSWVSDMGVREQVVEERPTYDTNTGAFTGTSTYERPYQEAPGISPLLVAEVLDHAIFFSLADLGKNLPDYEEVALPVEMDTDTYDQYDRTRSLLKDYLIQRRWEGDTTFRGSYLQWSMGWINAAFRPTEVIHNIKHPITGEKRPHVVTRIPSYGEDRVYAKEQALIDLLTEELANNRPCVVYLRQTATKDIQPRIESLIRKHVPGAIPYILKNTVSAERREKVIEAERAKGMNVLITNPELVKTGLDLLFSPTLIFHEITFNLGTMMQAAARAYRLNQTHEQCKTYYIFAEGTMEHTAVQLMSRKQRAAKLLTGDVGLTGLDALTEQESGFEEALLNAIAKEEALLDPSEMFKVSAGQSEIDAEDMAYWNVEVADDEPEITVTQDDPLVQVAIELGGVLVEEDTSPIREIVAKSSDGTGKLHRYVTRYLDTVHLIHDDKKRAKLQAKLLTILTDGVQNDDETYKVIGMRDPDFSQYPVHEESMVRHVRGWLKQHRFVFMGCEDESAATIVDLAKQALGLTPIKLGIFEKLQDMQDEELQASAKHTSRQSDKKRKRGKIDLMAIPGDEPTEVSVPKRPLVRKQSTEEELPTQLAMF from the coding sequence GTGGCTAGATTAACTTCCAAAGAAAAACTTGGCTTCCTGCCAATAGAACCACATCATCACGAGGCAATTGTCTCCCTCATCGCTCCAGCAAGCGCCGCTCATCGTCTGTTAGATCCGTTCGCGGGTGAAGGTGAATTTCTCGAAGTTGCCGCCAAACAATGGAATGTCACACCCTACGCCAACGAACTCGATGGAGAGCGTGCAGCAAAATGTATTGAGCGTTTTGGTCCCAAGCAGGCAGTACGCTGTGATGTGGAACGCCTGATTGCCAGCAACAATGCCTTCAGCATCGGCTGGTACAATCCCCCGTATGACCATGATTCACTTAGCTCCGGTAACAAGCGTGTGGAGTTTCGTTATCTTCGTCATGCCTGGAAATGGATTCAGGATGGTGGTCTCGTCCTATGGGCAGTCTATATCCAGCATCTGACCGAAGATGCCGCCGCATTTTTGTCCAAAAACAGTCAGCGGGTAGATGTCTGGGCGCTACCGGGCAAACATTTGAATGAATACAATCAGATTGTGGTTGCCGCAGTCAAAGGCTTGAATCCGAATCCAGAAGCCATGTATGACAAGATCATGGCACAGAAAGCAGATCCGCAACTGCTCACGGTTCAGCCTGAACCTGTCTACAAATTGCCTGCACCGAAACCTTTATCGCGATTTGTTTTTGCGCCGGATGTGATTGATGAACAGCAAGGTCTCCGCCTGATTGAAGAACAGGGTGCGTGGAAATCGCATGGCTTTCAGGCACTGCTGGAAATTCCCCCTGCACCCGAACAAATTGAACCAGTAGTTGCACCACGTCCCGGTCATATGGCATTGGTGTTGGCGGCTGGTGTCGCAGATGGTGCAGTGATTGACACCGAAAATTACGGCACAGTCGCCATTCGTGGCAAGACTCAGCATGTCGAACAGATTGCCCGTGTGGATATCGAGAGCGATCCCAATGATCCTGAGCGACAGGTCAAGAAAACCACCATCCGCCTGAAACCATCCACGACACTGACCCTGCTGGCTGAAGACGGCACACTGGTCGAGATGGATGGTGATGATGCACTGTTGGAGTTCATCACCAGCAACAAAAAGGCATTAGCAACTTATCTCAACAACAAGTTTTCGCCAGCCTATCAGTTCGACATGAATGGTCTCCGCCGTTTTCTGGATAGAGTCAAGTTAAAGGGCAAATATCCGCTCTACGCTGCTCAAAAACACGTCATCGCCGCGATTACGAAGGGCTTTGAAAAACGCGATAGCATCCTGCTGGTGGGCCAAATGGGTGTGGGCAAAACGGCGATGGGAGGTACTGCGGCAATCACTATTGCATCGGGTGCAGTCCAGAAAATCGCCGATGATATGCGGGCAGATCAGGTAGTATTGATTGTTGCACCACCGCACTTGATTGATAAGTGGAAACGTGAGTTGCTCAGTATTCATCCGAACAGTGTTATAGAGCGGCTTGACCGACATGAAGATGTGGCACGCTTCATGACACGTGCCACCAAAATCGGGGCGGATGTACCGAAAATCGGTCTCATCAAACGTGATCTGACCAAGCTGGGTTGCAGTCGTGAAGTCGCTGTTATCTGGCGCAACGAAGCAGTTGCCCTATGGCGACACAAGCAGCCGACACCTGAAGGCTATGAACCGAATCAGCGCATCGTCAAACAGCGCGTGCCAAAATGTCCGCATTGTGGTTGTACCGTCATGCAGGAACGTAAGGGAACCAGTGTGCCTGCTTCAGAAAGCTGGCTCAAATCGGGCAAACGTGCCTGTGCCGTTTGTCAGACACCCTTATGGCAGGACGCACGGGATCGCGGTTCACGTCCGAAACCCGGACATAAATATGCCCCCAAGAATCCGCGTTATCGTCTCGATGAATACCTCAAAAAAGTCTATCCAGATCGGGTCTACTTGTTGGTCTGGGATGAAATCCATGAGGCGGCGAACGGGGATACAGGAAATGGTGAGTCATTCGGCAGATTGGCAGGCATGGCGCAGAAGGTGCTGGCGATGACGGGCACACCCTTCAATGGTAAATCGTCCTCGCTTTTCAACATTGAATACCATTTGAATCCGCGTGTCAGACAACGCTACAACTGGGGCGGTGCAGACCGTTTCAGTCGTAAAGAACGCGGCTCAAGCCGTTTCCAGAGTGTGCTGGAGGGTGCTGGCAAACAGCGCGGACGGGCTGAGTCAAGCTGGGTGTCGGACATGGGTGTGCGCGAACAGGTTGTCGAAGAACGTCCGACCTACGATACCAACACAGGTGCTTTCACGGGTACATCGACCTATGAACGCCCGTATCAGGAGGCTCCCGGAATTTCCCCCTTGCTGGTGGCTGAGGTGCTGGATCATGCGATTTTCTTCAGTTTGGCGGATTTAGGTAAAAATTTACCGGACTATGAAGAAGTTGCACTTCCGGTAGAGATGGATACCGACACCTATGACCAGTATGATCGTACCCGTTCCTTGCTCAAAGATTATTTAATTCAGCGGCGCTGGGAGGGCGACACGACTTTTCGCGGGTCGTATCTTCAGTGGAGCATGGGCTGGATCAATGCGGCGTTTCGTCCTACAGAGGTCATCCACAACATCAAACACCCGATCACCGGTGAGAAGCGTCCGCATGTGGTTACACGCATTCCGTCTTACGGTGAGGATCGTGTCTACGCCAAAGAACAGGCATTGATTGACCTGCTGACAGAGGAACTGGCAAACAATCGACCCTGTGTCGTGTATCTGCGTCAGACAGCCACCAAAGACATTCAACCTCGCATTGAGTCGCTGATTCGCAAGCATGTTCCGGGTGCTATACCCTACATCCTGAAGAATACTGTCAGTGCCGAACGCCGTGAAAAAGTGATTGAAGCCGAACGCGCAAAAGGCATGAACGTACTCATCACCAACCCTGAGTTAGTCAAAACTGGCCTCGACCTGCTGTTCAGTCCGACACTGATCTTTCACGAGATCACGTTCAACTTGGGGACAATGATGCAAGCTGCCGCCCGCGCCTATCGCTTGAATCAGACCCATGAGCAATGTAAGACCTACTACATTTTTGCGGAAGGGACGATGGAGCATACAGCTGTCCAGCTCATGAGTCGTAAACAACGTGCCGCGAAATTGCTCACCGGTGATGTGGGTTTAACAGGTCTGGATGCCCTGACGGAACAGGAATCTGGGTTTGAGGAAGCCTTGTTGAATGCCATTGCCAAAGAAGAAGCCTTGCTCGATCCCAGTGAGATGTTCAAGGTCAGTGCGGGACAGAGTGAAATTGATGCCGAAGATATGGCGTACTGGAATGTCGAAGTCGCAGACGATGAGCCTGAAATCACCGTAACCCAGGATGATCCACTGGTGCAGGTTGCGATTGAACTCGGTGGTGTTCTGGTTGAAGAAGATACGTCTCCAATTCGAGAAATTGTCGCTAAGTCCTCAGATGGGACAGGCAAATTGCATCGATATGTCACACGTTATCTGGATACCGTACACCTGATTCATGACGACAAGAAACGGGCGAAGTTACAGGCAAAACTGCTAACGATCCTGACCGATGGTGTGCAAAATGATGATGAAACTTACAAAGTCATTGGGATGCGCGACCCGGACTTTAGTCAGTATCCGGTTCACGAAGAGAGTATGGTACGCCATGTTCGTGGCTGGCTGAAACAACATCGCTTTGTTTTCATGGGTTGTGAGGACGAAAGCGCCGCGACCATTGTTGATCTGGCGAAACAGGCGTTGGGACTCACCCCCATCAAGCTCGGCATCTTCGAGAAGTTACAGGATATGCAAGATGAAGAACTACAGGCATCCGCAAAGCACACATCACGGCAGTCAGACAAGAAGCGGAAGCGTGGAAAAATCGACCTGATGGCAATTCCGGGAGATGAGCCAACTGAGGTATCTGTCCCAAAGCGCCCTTTAGTGCGGAAACAAAGCACAGAGGAAGAATTGCCCACCCAGCTAGCAATGTTCTAA
- a CDS encoding ribonuclease H family protein, producing MNEITIYTDGSCQTQTRIGGWAVVLRCGEHRKVLSGSVADTTVNAMELTAVVNGLNALKEANQTVTLYTDSKYVSRGINEWLPDWIARGWQTAAKQPVANRELWEAVQTLLQTHTVTVKWIPREQNVEADGLAQEARLNHGMTSTTKSTQQTTHLMIAGSRDATPQMLDYARRAVRRAHDKGFTILVGDNPKGVDMVVVRECRRLQIPVIVAGAGNFPRNGGCKHGSYVKVHRDTYRASGGHLLNRYTVRDRWLVDQAQIGLFVWDGDSPGTKAGYDYATQRGKDAHLINFGMEV from the coding sequence ATGAATGAAATCACGATCTACACAGATGGTTCTTGTCAGACACAGACACGGATCGGTGGTTGGGCTGTTGTCCTACGTTGCGGTGAGCATCGCAAAGTGCTGAGTGGCAGTGTCGCGGATACAACGGTCAATGCAATGGAATTAACGGCAGTGGTGAACGGACTGAACGCGCTCAAAGAAGCGAACCAGACTGTCACTCTCTACACAGACTCGAAATATGTCTCACGTGGTATCAATGAATGGTTGCCAGATTGGATTGCACGGGGCTGGCAGACGGCTGCCAAACAGCCCGTCGCCAATCGTGAGCTATGGGAAGCAGTTCAGACTTTGCTTCAAACTCATACAGTCACGGTGAAGTGGATTCCACGTGAGCAGAATGTGGAAGCAGATGGACTGGCACAGGAAGCACGTCTCAATCATGGTATGACATCGACGACGAAATCGACTCAACAAACCACACATTTGATGATTGCAGGCAGTCGGGATGCCACCCCACAAATGCTGGATTATGCCAGGCGAGCAGTACGTCGTGCTCACGATAAAGGCTTCACTATTCTGGTTGGAGACAATCCGAAGGGTGTGGATATGGTGGTTGTTCGTGAATGCCGTCGCTTGCAGATACCGGTGATCGTCGCAGGTGCAGGTAATTTTCCGCGCAATGGTGGATGCAAACATGGTAGCTATGTCAAAGTGCATCGGGATACCTATCGCGCATCGGGCGGGCATTTGCTCAATCGTTACACGGTACGGGATCGCTGGCTGGTCGATCAGGCTCAAATTGGTCTCTTCGTATGGGATGGCGACAGTCCCGGTACAAAAGCAGGCTATGACTACGCGACCCAACGCGGTAAGGATGCTCATCTCATCAATTTTGGTATGGAGGTCTAA
- the trxA gene encoding thioredoxin — protein MGSKAQDVNEATWEDVVLDSPTPVLVDFWAEWCGPCKMVAPIVNEIADEYDGKLRVVKVDADANPELVTTYNVMGIPSLLLFKDGAVIDRVTGYKPKAQILSKFAPHI, from the coding sequence ATGGGCAGTAAAGCACAGGATGTAAACGAAGCAACTTGGGAGGATGTGGTACTGGATAGCCCTACTCCGGTACTCGTAGACTTCTGGGCAGAGTGGTGTGGTCCTTGTAAGATGGTAGCACCGATTGTCAATGAAATTGCTGACGAATACGATGGCAAACTGCGCGTTGTGAAAGTCGATGCGGATGCCAATCCTGAGCTTGTGACCACGTATAATGTGATGGGAATCCCATCGCTTTTACTCTTCAAAGATGGCGCAGTGATTGATCGAGTCACAGGCTATAAACCCAAAGCGCAGATCCTCAGTAAATTTGCTCCACACATTTGA
- a CDS encoding MerR family transcriptional regulator — translation MKDLSIGEIASYAGVEASAIRYYESEGLLPAPKRVSGHRRYSPDVLKRLGLIQLLRQASFGIREIQALFKNLNDEEETATPWQTVATAKIAELDAIIEQSQATRAWLAEALANECESAEDCIAIAYDESGDGMEVTLTCINLSTRTGKDSDKSFKLLTMPSTCKK, via the coding sequence ATGAAAGATTTGAGCATCGGCGAAATCGCAAGTTACGCTGGCGTAGAGGCTTCAGCAATTCGGTATTATGAAAGCGAAGGCTTGTTGCCTGCTCCAAAACGTGTCAGTGGGCATCGCCGTTACAGTCCAGATGTATTAAAGCGTTTAGGCTTAATTCAACTGCTGCGTCAGGCGAGTTTTGGCATACGGGAAATACAGGCACTGTTCAAAAATTTGAATGATGAAGAAGAAACTGCAACGCCATGGCAGACAGTCGCAACGGCTAAGATTGCCGAGTTGGACGCGATCATCGAGCAGTCTCAGGCAACGCGGGCATGGTTAGCGGAGGCACTTGCAAATGAATGTGAAAGTGCTGAAGATTGTATTGCCATTGCATATGATGAAAGCGGAGATGGCATGGAAGTTACCCTGACCTGTATCAACCTGAGCACCAGAACGGGAAAAGACTCTGATAAGAGTTTCAAGTTACTAACGATGCCATCTACCTGCAAAAAGTGA
- a CDS encoding YnfA family protein, which produces MVFIKTFGLFFITAFAELLGSYLMYLWLRQGKPAWYALPSIASLILFGCLLTLHPGAASRTYAAYGGIYVFSALLWLWFVEGQSLTRWDVLGVLVILIGASIIIFGKS; this is translated from the coding sequence ATCGTATTCATAAAAACTTTTGGCTTGTTTTTCATCACGGCATTTGCTGAGTTGCTGGGATCGTATCTCATGTACCTGTGGTTGAGACAGGGTAAGCCTGCCTGGTATGCTTTGCCATCCATTGCCAGTCTCATTCTTTTTGGATGCTTACTGACACTGCATCCCGGTGCAGCGTCACGCACCTATGCGGCATATGGTGGTATTTATGTTTTCTCAGCTTTGCTCTGGTTATGGTTTGTCGAAGGACAAAGCCTGACGCGCTGGGATGTGCTAGGTGTCCTGGTTATCCTGATAGGCGCGAGCATCATTATCTTTGGCAAGTCATAA
- a CDS encoding Rdx family protein gives MTDIPLQAQKHTVSIEYCVPCDYSQQALAVSEALVRDYQHLIDRLEFVMGSKGTFDVTVDDTVIFSKAEQKRFPEDGEVLELFEKAMGRQVEKYPRD, from the coding sequence ATGACAGATATACCGCTCCAGGCTCAAAAGCATACTGTATCAATTGAATATTGTGTTCCCTGTGACTACAGTCAGCAGGCTCTCGCCGTCAGCGAAGCACTGGTGCGAGACTACCAGCATCTCATAGATCGTCTTGAATTTGTTATGGGGAGCAAAGGCACATTTGATGTGACGGTGGATGATACTGTCATTTTTTCAAAAGCCGAACAGAAACGCTTTCCAGAAGATGGCGAGGTACTGGAGCTATTTGAAAAAGCAATGGGTCGTCAGGTTGAAAAATATCCGCGAGATTAG
- a CDS encoding MerR family transcriptional regulator, translating to MKIGELAERTNTPASTIRYYERAGVLPKPERISGQRQYDEKVIEELEAIKIAQNLGFNLDEIKLLLETFRSSQEPSEECRNLTQQKLVEIDKIIAEAQNMKRILEHGITCNCASLQGCYLQEEKELATDQERECILDQLVDDAQEQNMGYND from the coding sequence ATGAAAATTGGGGAACTTGCTGAACGGACAAATACACCCGCCTCTACGATCCGTTATTACGAACGGGCAGGTGTTTTGCCGAAACCCGAAAGAATTAGTGGTCAACGCCAGTATGACGAGAAGGTAATTGAAGAACTTGAAGCGATTAAGATTGCACAGAATCTGGGTTTCAACCTTGATGAGATCAAGCTTTTACTGGAAACATTCCGTTCAAGTCAGGAGCCATCTGAGGAATGCAGAAATTTGACACAGCAAAAGCTGGTAGAAATCGACAAGATTATTGCGGAGGCTCAAAATATGAAACGGATACTGGAACACGGGATCACATGCAATTGTGCTTCGCTTCAAGGGTGTTACTTGCAAGAGGAAAAAGAACTGGCAACAGATCAGGAGCGTGAGTGTATTCTCGACCAACTGGTAGACGATGCACAGGAGCAAAACATGGGATACAACGACTAA
- a CDS encoding saccharopine dehydrogenase family protein, with protein sequence MSVLILGGYGNIGSMIARFLIEKSNVHVIVAGRRYTQAQAEANKYGERATAREIDVGSVENYDNVLTDVDLVVTCFDLPDDRFPRACLERSINYVDISAEPDVLSNIEALDDLAREHHTTALISVGLMPGISNLMAKHGVEKFGEAKRVDNVALLGLGEVFGSASANWTISHYGDRYAVNRIEINMGEEFGVRTAYRFAFADQYMIEKTLPIGEAFSWGCYDRVLSTHFIGLVRILRLGWLFRNPAFRNWLVSVIQKFRFGSDVFVLTSRVTGNLPGQVYQSWLRGKGEAKITALIATESILKLIQSRPPTGVYHSEQIFSLKTFIPLLSSEGVNFVESHGEW encoded by the coding sequence GTGAGTGTTCTCATATTGGGAGGCTATGGCAATATAGGTAGCATGATTGCCAGGTTTTTAATTGAAAAATCGAATGTACATGTCATTGTTGCAGGCAGAAGATACACGCAAGCACAGGCAGAAGCAAACAAATACGGTGAACGAGCAACAGCTCGCGAAATTGATGTAGGGTCTGTAGAGAATTATGATAACGTGCTTACGGATGTTGATTTAGTTGTCACTTGCTTCGACCTACCCGATGATCGTTTTCCTCGAGCTTGTCTTGAAAGAAGCATCAACTATGTGGATATTTCTGCCGAGCCAGATGTTTTGTCAAATATCGAAGCACTGGACGATCTCGCCAGGGAACATCATACAACAGCATTGATAAGCGTAGGACTGATGCCAGGCATTTCTAACTTGATGGCAAAACACGGTGTTGAAAAGTTTGGAGAAGCAAAGCGTGTGGACAATGTTGCCCTCCTTGGTTTGGGAGAAGTCTTCGGTTCAGCGTCTGCCAATTGGACAATTAGTCACTATGGTGATCGATATGCAGTGAATCGTATCGAAATCAACATGGGAGAAGAATTTGGCGTGCGTACCGCATATCGTTTTGCGTTTGCTGACCAGTATATGATAGAAAAAACCTTACCAATAGGCGAGGCATTTTCTTGGGGATGCTATGACCGGGTATTATCTACTCATTTCATTGGGCTGGTTCGTATTCTGCGTCTCGGCTGGTTGTTTAGGAATCCAGCATTCAGAAATTGGCTGGTATCAGTTATTCAGAAATTTCGCTTTGGTTCAGATGTCTTTGTACTCACATCCCGAGTTACAGGTAACCTACCTGGTCAAGTGTACCAATCATGGCTTAGAGGCAAGGGTGAAGCAAAAATCACAGCCCTTATTGCTACTGAATCGATCCTAAAATTGATTCAGAGTAGACCACCAACAGGTGTTTACCACAGTGAGCAAATCTTTAGTCTTAAAACTTTCATCCCTTTATTATCCTCAGAAGGAGTGAACTTTGTGGAGTCACACGGCGAATGGTAA
- a CDS encoding class I SAM-dependent methyltransferase: MSNDSYRGVAKWLRYGVMKGAQVDKYLRGTRWRPVIKFFYRLIAPIYDSVASKLLDDYQEVATQLLRNVNLETTDTVLDLGCGTGVLTLPAAKMSRLSIGIDLSSEMLHQFVKKRQARQPIMLKGNVIYLPFVDQSFDRIVTAFMLLHLNDKEKSLVLAEAYRVLKSGGSIGCLSSRETIANVYNSHEKWYKLFGEAGFVKVNVIEVRDVYRYVTGHKL; the protein is encoded by the coding sequence ATGAGTAATGACAGTTACCGAGGCGTAGCAAAATGGCTCCGTTATGGTGTGATGAAGGGAGCACAAGTAGACAAATATCTGCGTGGCACACGCTGGCGACCCGTCATCAAGTTCTTTTACAGACTCATCGCCCCTATATACGATTCAGTAGCTTCTAAGCTTTTAGATGATTATCAAGAAGTGGCTACGCAACTATTACGCAACGTCAATTTGGAGACAACAGATACGGTACTCGATCTTGGATGTGGCACTGGTGTGCTTACATTGCCCGCCGCAAAAATGAGCCGCTTGAGTATTGGTATTGACCTTTCATCTGAGATGCTTCACCAATTCGTGAAGAAACGTCAGGCTCGGCAACCAATTATGCTGAAGGGTAATGTTATTTATCTGCCTTTTGTTGATCAAAGCTTTGATCGGATAGTGACCGCTTTCATGTTGCTTCATCTTAATGACAAAGAGAAGTCATTGGTTTTGGCAGAAGCCTATCGCGTATTGAAATCGGGTGGAAGTATAGGGTGTCTCTCCAGTAGAGAGACGATTGCAAACGTGTACAACAGCCATGAAAAATGGTACAAACTCTTTGGTGAGGCAGGGTTTGTTAAGGTAAACGTCATAGAAGTGCGTGATGTCTATCGATATGTAACTGGACACAAACTATAG
- a CDS encoding copper chaperone PCu(A)C, which produces MTDTSEITVTNAWIRPGEIDGPPTAAYMVIRNTGDGADRLLSISADFSESLEVHETQTVDDVARMVLQEDGIEIPRNATVEFRQGELHVMIMQLSENLTEGQEVELLLTFENAGEIAVPATVSSTGQINDE; this is translated from the coding sequence ATGACAGATACAAGTGAAATCACTGTAACCAATGCATGGATACGTCCCGGGGAAATTGATGGACCGCCTACTGCCGCCTACATGGTGATTCGAAATACAGGAGATGGCGCAGATCGCCTATTGAGCATCTCAGCGGACTTTTCCGAATCGCTTGAAGTACATGAGACACAGACAGTTGATGATGTTGCCCGCATGGTACTCCAGGAAGATGGCATTGAGATTCCGCGTAACGCTACGGTCGAGTTCAGGCAGGGCGAACTCCATGTAATGATTATGCAATTGAGCGAGAACCTGACAGAGGGTCAAGAAGTTGAGCTACTTCTTACGTTTGAAAACGCCGGGGAAATCGCCGTTCCTGCGACAGTGAGTTCAACCGGGCAAATCAACGATGAGTAA